The Williamsia sp. DF01-3 genome has a window encoding:
- a CDS encoding formyltransferase family protein gives MILVGSGALLWRAAGHAASVGTPVDVVIHPEGEAVPTWASDLECAGTGDVNELADGIDEFCTDGLVCSTGNPFIFREPILELGVTIVNIHGGPLPQYRGLPIAAAVFAILNGENEFGVTLHRVDAGIDTGDVIDRRAIALAESVTLEELSMEVTQACHDIFVDNIDSLDRSPVPTSVNHSCAPAGYYGMKQLADIGKYRDHPNFVRATELGVLEDHYPAYRDLFASYRA, from the coding sequence GTGATTCTGGTCGGCTCGGGAGCTCTGCTGTGGCGTGCCGCAGGCCATGCCGCCTCGGTGGGCACACCGGTCGACGTTGTCATCCACCCTGAAGGCGAAGCGGTCCCCACGTGGGCGTCCGATCTCGAATGCGCCGGCACCGGCGACGTCAACGAGTTGGCTGACGGCATCGACGAGTTCTGTACGGACGGACTGGTGTGTTCGACCGGTAATCCCTTCATCTTTCGTGAGCCGATCCTGGAACTCGGCGTGACCATCGTGAACATTCACGGCGGGCCGCTGCCGCAGTATCGGGGCCTGCCCATTGCCGCCGCAGTATTCGCAATCCTGAACGGTGAGAACGAATTCGGTGTCACCCTCCATCGTGTAGACGCGGGGATCGACACCGGCGACGTCATCGACAGACGGGCTATCGCACTCGCCGAGTCCGTGACGCTGGAGGAACTGTCGATGGAGGTGACGCAGGCTTGTCACGACATCTTCGTCGACAACATCGACTCCCTCGATCGAAGTCCGGTGCCGACCTCTGTGAATCACTCCTGCGCTCCCGCAGGCTATTACGGGATGAAGCAACTCGCCGACATCGGCAAGTACCGGGACCATCCGAACTTCGTCCGGGCCACGGAACTCGGCGTACTGGAAGACCACTACCCGGCGTACCGGGATCTGTTCGCGTCCTACCGGGCCTGA
- a CDS encoding ABC transporter substrate-binding protein — translation MKKSRRLRLWSLLAALPLLFVVLLTGCSDDSDKDSASGETRTVESVDGPVEIPTDPQRIVALRGSAEALLSLGSDKVVGVPDLYTADYFGNDTAAWEKYQSLPKVGTIAQPDYEAILALEPDLIVGNVLEKHWEAIDKEKLKAIAPVVNLEGGSLLVTDWYETFDEAADIAGMKTEAEEQKQQFHARADEIHQKYADKIDGTKFVAVASWSPGTFWDQNAGTYVPHKLEAAGLTFPTGEGQERSYEQLGMLADYDVIVYPTRADGTTTPEVQAMLDSELFKSLPAVQAGRVLAVAYTDPFTYASGMASLDSLEAQLEKLPQK, via the coding sequence ATGAAGAAATCTCGAAGACTGCGGCTGTGGTCGTTGTTGGCCGCGCTGCCACTGCTTTTTGTGGTGCTGCTGACCGGATGCTCGGACGATTCCGACAAAGATTCGGCCTCGGGCGAGACCCGCACGGTGGAATCCGTCGACGGTCCTGTCGAGATCCCGACCGACCCTCAGCGCATCGTGGCGTTGCGTGGCTCGGCAGAAGCGCTGCTCAGCCTCGGTAGCGACAAGGTCGTCGGCGTACCGGATCTCTACACGGCCGACTACTTCGGCAACGACACGGCCGCTTGGGAGAAGTACCAGAGCCTGCCCAAGGTCGGCACCATCGCGCAACCGGACTATGAGGCGATTCTTGCGCTCGAGCCCGACCTCATCGTCGGCAATGTTCTCGAAAAGCATTGGGAAGCAATCGACAAGGAGAAGCTGAAGGCCATCGCGCCGGTCGTGAACCTCGAGGGCGGGTCATTGCTGGTCACCGACTGGTACGAGACCTTCGACGAGGCGGCCGACATCGCGGGCATGAAGACCGAGGCCGAGGAGCAGAAGCAGCAGTTCCACGCACGCGCCGACGAGATCCACCAGAAGTACGCCGACAAGATCGACGGCACCAAGTTCGTCGCGGTTGCGTCGTGGTCACCGGGCACTTTCTGGGATCAGAACGCCGGAACGTATGTGCCACACAAGCTCGAGGCGGCGGGTCTGACCTTCCCCACGGGCGAGGGACAGGAACGTTCGTATGAGCAGCTGGGAATGCTCGCCGACTACGACGTGATCGTCTACCCGACACGCGCAGACGGAACCACCACACCTGAGGTGCAGGCGATGCTCGACTCCGAGCTCTTCAAGAGTCTGCCCGCAGTACAGGCCGGACGGGTTCTGGCTGTGGCATACACGGATCCGTTCACCTACGCATCCGGAATGGCCAGCCTGGACAGCCTGGAAGCGCAGTTGGAAAAGCTCCCGCAGAAGTGA